The Psychromonas sp. MME1 genome window below encodes:
- a CDS encoding LacI family DNA-binding transcriptional regulator yields the protein MITIKEVSELAQVSQATVSRVLNGHPTVKDFNKKKVFEAIEQLGYKPNAFAQALASSRSNSIGMLVGSLEGPFYGPLMHNAEDTLRKKNMHLIVTSGQESKEKEKDSIRFLQSKQVDGLIIHSDMLSDDELIKIANDTPATVILNRYIPELASQCICIDNELGGYLATKHLLESGHKIIACITGQLSKIDSRDRLQGYRNALTEYGVQYDASLIVEGRFDHDGNHEKVRRLLDRRNDITAIFCQNDNIALAAYDICSERELKVGKDISIVGYDNDTYSQHIRPRLTTVHFPVIEMGREAATSVLSLISKSNNALQNKLEPELICRNSVKIIK from the coding sequence TTGATCACCATCAAAGAAGTCTCAGAGCTTGCCCAGGTTTCGCAAGCAACGGTTTCAAGAGTATTAAATGGCCATCCAACGGTCAAGGACTTCAACAAAAAGAAGGTCTTTGAAGCAATAGAACAATTAGGTTACAAGCCCAATGCCTTCGCACAGGCACTCGCATCTAGCCGCTCAAACAGCATTGGAATGTTAGTAGGCTCTCTTGAAGGTCCCTTTTATGGGCCTTTGATGCATAATGCAGAAGATACACTTCGAAAAAAAAATATGCATTTAATTGTAACGAGTGGGCAAGAATCCAAGGAAAAAGAGAAAGATTCGATTCGATTTCTTCAGTCTAAGCAAGTAGATGGTTTGATTATTCATTCAGATATGTTGTCTGATGATGAATTGATAAAAATAGCAAATGACACGCCTGCCACCGTCATTTTAAACCGTTATATACCTGAATTAGCCAGCCAATGTATCTGTATCGATAATGAACTTGGCGGTTATCTGGCGACTAAGCACCTACTTGAATCAGGACACAAAATCATTGCATGTATTACCGGTCAGCTTAGTAAAATTGATAGCCGTGATAGGTTACAGGGCTATCGTAATGCTCTGACTGAGTATGGCGTTCAATACGACGCGAGCTTAATTGTCGAAGGACGTTTTGACCATGATGGGAATCATGAAAAGGTCAGACGTTTATTAGATAGACGTAATGATATTACAGCTATTTTCTGTCAAAACGATAATATAGCACTGGCAGCCTATGATATATGTAGTGAAAGAGAGCTAAAGGTGGGTAAAGATATCTCGATTGTTGGTTACGATAATGATACTTACAGCCAACATATACGGCCGAGACTCACCACGGTTCACTTTCCTGTTATAGAAATGGGTAGAGAGGCAGCCACTAGTGTACTTTCGCTGATCAGTAAATCAAACAATGCGTTACAGAACAAGTTGGAACCCGAACTTATATGTAGAAATTCAGTAAAAATTATAAAATAA
- a CDS encoding ABC transporter ATP-binding protein encodes MMDTTNKAEVVLSVKNLIKDFPIGQSSSKKNYMRAVNDVSFDLRKGEALAIVGESGSGKSTGARVLSRIYEKTAGDIFFKGQPLKEYVDQHGTLEYARQVQMIFQDPFGSLNPVHSIFHHIARPLLIHKRGDKKTVEKLVYELLELVGLYPAVETAEKYPHELSGGQRQRVAIARALAVDPEVILADEPISMLDVSVRLGILNLMADLKDKHGISFMYITHDIATARYFAEKTAVMYVGHMVEWGSSDKVTQTPQHPYTQLLLSAVPEAGKSGRRELGAKKGEIPMWKPDTKGCPFSARCPRALDRCNDSFPAVTQIADDHFIRCHNI; translated from the coding sequence ATGATGGATACAACAAATAAAGCTGAAGTTGTACTTTCGGTTAAAAATTTGATTAAAGATTTTCCAATTGGTCAATCTAGCAGTAAAAAAAATTATATGCGCGCAGTGAATGATGTCTCATTTGATTTACGTAAAGGCGAAGCCTTAGCGATAGTGGGTGAATCAGGCTCAGGCAAAAGTACCGGTGCTCGTGTGTTATCGCGTATTTATGAGAAAACAGCGGGTGATATTTTCTTTAAAGGGCAACCTTTAAAGGAGTATGTAGATCAACATGGTACTTTGGAGTATGCCCGTCAAGTGCAGATGATTTTCCAAGACCCATTTGGTTCACTTAATCCGGTGCATTCTATTTTTCATCATATTGCACGCCCGTTGCTTATCCACAAGCGCGGCGATAAAAAAACAGTTGAGAAATTGGTTTATGAACTGTTGGAATTAGTTGGCTTATATCCGGCCGTTGAAACCGCTGAAAAATATCCACATGAATTAAGTGGTGGCCAAAGACAACGTGTTGCTATTGCCAGAGCATTGGCCGTTGATCCAGAAGTAATTTTAGCCGATGAACCTATCTCGATGCTTGATGTTTCTGTACGTCTGGGCATTTTGAATTTGATGGCGGACCTAAAAGATAAGCATGGTATCTCTTTTATGTACATTACCCATGATATTGCTACAGCGAGATATTTTGCTGAAAAAACAGCGGTTATGTATGTTGGGCATATGGTTGAATGGGGCAGCAGTGATAAGGTGACACAAACACCACAGCACCCCTACACGCAATTACTGCTTTCCGCAGTGCCCGAGGCGGGGAAAAGCGGACGCCGTGAGTTGGGCGCTAAAAAAGGTGAAATACCAATGTGGAAGCCCGATACTAAAGGCTGCCCATTTTCAGCACGCTGCCCACGAGCATTAGACCGTTGTAATGATAGTTTCCCTGCAGTAACGCAAATAGCAGACGATCATTTTATCCGCTGTCATAACATTTAA
- a CDS encoding carbohydrate porin has product MKLSKLTLACLLATSTLSVTTTSNAATTDGIEFHGYFRSGVLVSSKDDYKRAKFPASKEQLGRLGIESDNDMNFELVKKWAFDDGKSIRIHVAVAGTGDDKALGSSVDADSTSNSMGFGQTYVEFGGLTETGTFWAGKRDYGKDNYIFMTDFFYTQMSGLGIGLADYEIGDVKYDFAYMTSDRNNPDGRWGNNTNNLMHSIHVGANFGSFELHGQLKGMPDNWDEAGNEYAEKGFDVTGIVHLDSFVGLPGNGFSKVILQAGRGLGSHQLLGGTLNVYNGWVAGGPGPDRMTYIDEKDQSARFLLWGGYFLENGINLFPALQAQYNDNDDSSYNYWTSAMIRPTFPVFDNFFIATEFGVSHAYAEDSNGNETYKGNNAKATLAPTWIIGTGQGPAPEIRLLGTYLDHAGTNNGDSDFILGLQADMWW; this is encoded by the coding sequence ATGAAACTATCAAAATTAACACTCGCATGTCTTCTTGCTACATCAACATTGTCCGTTACGACTACATCTAATGCTGCTACAACAGATGGTATAGAATTTCACGGTTACTTTCGTTCAGGTGTTTTAGTTAGTTCAAAGGATGATTATAAACGCGCTAAATTCCCCGCATCGAAAGAGCAGTTAGGGCGTTTAGGTATTGAGTCTGATAATGATATGAACTTTGAATTAGTAAAAAAATGGGCCTTTGATGATGGTAAATCTATCCGTATTCATGTTGCGGTTGCTGGTACAGGGGATGATAAAGCACTGGGTTCTTCGGTAGATGCTGATTCAACGTCTAATAGTATGGGTTTTGGACAAACCTATGTTGAATTTGGTGGTTTGACTGAAACGGGAACATTTTGGGCGGGTAAACGCGATTACGGTAAAGACAATTATATCTTTATGACGGATTTCTTCTACACACAAATGTCAGGCTTAGGTATTGGTCTGGCTGATTATGAAATTGGTGATGTTAAATATGATTTTGCATACATGACCAGTGATCGTAATAATCCAGATGGTCGTTGGGGTAATAATACCAATAATTTAATGCACTCTATTCACGTCGGTGCAAATTTTGGCAGTTTCGAGTTACATGGCCAGTTAAAGGGCATGCCAGATAACTGGGATGAGGCTGGGAATGAATACGCAGAAAAGGGCTTTGATGTAACAGGTATTGTTCATCTAGATAGTTTCGTGGGTTTACCTGGTAATGGCTTCTCTAAAGTTATTTTGCAAGCCGGTCGTGGTTTAGGCTCTCATCAATTACTTGGTGGTACGCTTAATGTTTATAACGGTTGGGTTGCTGGTGGTCCAGGTCCAGATAGAATGACTTATATTGACGAAAAGGATCAGTCAGCGCGCTTTTTACTTTGGGGTGGTTACTTCCTAGAGAACGGCATTAACTTGTTCCCTGCATTACAAGCTCAGTACAATGATAATGATGATAGCAGCTATAATTACTGGACTTCGGCAATGATCCGTCCAACTTTCCCTGTTTTTGATAACTTCTTTATCGCAACTGAATTTGGTGTGTCTCATGCCTATGCAGAAGACTCAAACGGTAATGAAACTTATAAGGGCAATAACGCGAAAGCAACCCTTGCCCCAACGTGGATTATAGGAACAGGTCAAGGCCCTGCACCTGAAATTAGACTGCTAGGTACATATTTAGACCATGCAGGAACTAATAATGGTGATAGTGACTTTATACTTGGTTTACAAGCTGACATGTGGTGGTAA
- a CDS encoding ABC transporter ATP-binding protein yields MKKPLLEIKNLCVDYVSPNGVARAVNNVSLTIAPGETVGIAGESGCGKSTMAFAITRLHKSPALISEGEIIYDGRDILKMSDKELRDFRWNDVSIVFQSAMNSLNPVITIGEQLTDVILAHKPVTYKEAVAKSKELLGIVGIHGDRMKSFPHQLSGGMRQRVVIAVALALEPKLIIMDEPTTALDVVVEREILNELYDLKERFGFSILFISHDLSLMGEIADRIGVMYAGNLIEIGDAKTVFSKPSHPYTKGLIASFPTIHGPKERLYGIPGDPVNLLRLPTGCNFQDRCTECMEICKKDDPILTELHDNYKAACHKL; encoded by the coding sequence ATGAAAAAACCACTCTTAGAAATAAAAAACCTATGTGTCGATTATGTTTCTCCAAATGGTGTGGCAAGAGCGGTTAACAATGTTAGTTTAACAATTGCTCCCGGTGAAACCGTTGGCATAGCAGGGGAGTCTGGTTGCGGTAAAAGTACGATGGCATTTGCGATAACACGTCTGCATAAGTCACCTGCACTAATTTCTGAAGGTGAAATTATTTACGATGGTCGTGATATTCTAAAAATGTCTGATAAGGAATTACGCGATTTTCGTTGGAATGATGTTTCAATTGTATTTCAAAGTGCGATGAACTCTTTAAATCCGGTAATTACGATTGGTGAGCAGTTAACGGATGTAATTTTAGCGCATAAACCGGTCACCTACAAAGAAGCGGTAGCAAAGTCAAAAGAGTTACTAGGCATTGTTGGTATTCATGGCGACCGTATGAAGAGTTTTCCTCATCAACTGAGTGGTGGTATGAGACAACGTGTCGTTATTGCCGTCGCGTTAGCGCTTGAACCTAAGCTCATTATCATGGATGAGCCGACAACGGCACTTGATGTGGTAGTGGAACGTGAAATCTTAAATGAGTTATATGATTTAAAAGAAAGATTCGGATTCTCAATTTTGTTCATCAGTCATGATTTGAGTTTAATGGGGGAAATTGCTGATCGCATTGGTGTGATGTATGCGGGGAACTTAATTGAGATCGGTGATGCCAAAACCGTATTTAGCAAGCCATCGCATCCTTACACAAAAGGGTTGATTGCATCTTTCCCGACGATTCATGGACCTAAAGAGCGTCTTTATGGTATTCCTGGTGATCCCGTTAATTTGTTACGTTTACCAACAGGCTGTAATTTCCAGGATCGTTGCACAGAATGTATGGAAATCTGTAAAAAAGATGATCCAATACTGACTGAGCTACATGACAACTACAAAGCCGCATGTCATAAATTATAA